The following coding sequences lie in one Bacteroidota bacterium genomic window:
- a CDS encoding UDP-N-acetylmuramoyl-L-alanyl-D-glutamate--2,6-diaminopimelate ligase — protein MILSELLHECPVKQVIGNPKAEVAALVFDSRKVESGTVFFALSGTQTDGHQFIEQAIRQGAVAVVCERLPAKPDENITWIEAESSAYCLAFAASAFYGHPSRQLKLVGVTGTNGKTTVATLLHSLFTQAGYPSGLISTIRYLVDHRIYPASHTTPDPLTINMLLAEMVNSGCSHAFMEVSSHAMAQMRTFGLHFSGGIFTNLTHDHLDYHGSFAAYRDAKKLFFDLLPGEAFALVNLDDRNGRFMTQNTRARIFSYALKSDADFRARVLENQFEGLLLHIDGREVMTRLIGRFNAYNLLAIYAAARLLGMPEEEALTGLSRLESASGRFEFIKSPRGIIGIVDYAHTPDALENVLTTINEIRTRNEKVITIAGAGGNRDKAKRPEMARIACMLSDVVILTSDNPRWEDPQAILNDMRAGVPGEHYRKTVVIPDRREAIQAAVNMAAKGDIILLAGKGHENYQEIAGERHHFDDKEELFGRLLNT, from the coding sequence ATGATACTCTCCGAACTGCTGCACGAATGCCCTGTAAAACAAGTGATTGGCAACCCAAAAGCGGAAGTCGCTGCACTTGTGTTCGACTCCCGCAAAGTAGAGTCAGGCACGGTATTTTTTGCCCTGAGCGGCACACAGACCGACGGACACCAGTTCATCGAACAAGCAATCAGGCAGGGCGCAGTAGCCGTAGTTTGCGAACGCCTTCCCGCCAAGCCAGATGAAAATATCACCTGGATTGAGGCCGAGAGCAGTGCCTATTGCCTGGCTTTTGCCGCTTCGGCCTTTTATGGGCATCCCTCGCGACAGCTGAAGCTGGTGGGTGTGACGGGCACCAACGGGAAAACCACCGTGGCCACCCTGCTACACTCCCTGTTCACTCAGGCAGGTTATCCCTCAGGACTGATCTCCACCATCAGGTATCTGGTTGACCATCGCATTTATCCCGCTTCGCACACCACCCCTGATCCATTGACTATCAATATGTTGTTGGCAGAAATGGTAAACAGCGGCTGCTCTCACGCTTTCATGGAGGTGAGCTCGCATGCCATGGCACAGATGCGCACCTTTGGGCTGCATTTCTCGGGAGGCATATTTACCAACCTCACGCACGACCACCTGGACTACCACGGCAGTTTTGCAGCCTATCGCGATGCAAAAAAACTCTTCTTCGACCTCTTGCCGGGCGAAGCCTTTGCCCTGGTAAATCTTGACGACCGCAACGGCCGCTTTATGACACAGAATACGCGGGCACGCATTTTTAGTTATGCCCTCAAATCGGATGCCGATTTCAGGGCGCGTGTGCTCGAAAATCAGTTCGAGGGACTGCTGTTGCATATTGATGGCCGGGAAGTGATGACCCGTCTGATTGGCCGCTTCAACGCCTACAACCTGCTTGCCATTTATGCTGCAGCCCGTTTGCTGGGCATGCCGGAGGAGGAGGCGCTCACCGGACTGAGCAGACTCGAAAGCGCTTCGGGCAGATTTGAGTTTATCAAGTCGCCACGGGGCATTATTGGCATTGTGGACTATGCACATACGCCGGATGCCCTGGAAAATGTGCTGACCACCATCAACGAAATCCGCACGCGCAACGAAAAGGTGATCACCATTGCCGGTGCCGGAGGCAACCGCGACAAAGCCAAAAGGCCCGAAATGGCACGCATTGCCTGCATGCTCAGCGACGTGGTGATCCTCACTTCCGACAACCCGCGCTGGGAAGACCCGCAGGCCATTCTGAACGACATGCGGGCCGGGGTTCCGGGCGAACATTACCGCAAAACCGTGGTGATTCCCGACCGGCGCGAAGCCATTCAGGCAGCAGTCAATATGGCCGCCAAAGGCGACATCATCCTGCTTGCAGGCAAAGGACATGAAAACTACCAGGAGATAGCCGGCGAACGGCACCATTTCGACGACAAGGAAGAACTGTTCGGACGATTGCTAAATACTTGA
- a CDS encoding phospho-N-acetylmuramoyl-pentapeptide-transferase yields MLYYLFGYLDKTFDFPGAQVFQYISFRAAAAVLTSLFISLIIGKRWINYLNRKQVGETIRDLGLEGQIEKQGTPTMGGLIILASILVPTLLFTDLANTYILLMIFTTVWLGALGFADDYIKVFKKNKKGLPGKTKIIGQVVLGIVVALTMYLDPSVQVREKTIPASQVVKTLDATGPASRFSTTETRSTKTTIPFVKNNEFDYAVLLKWIGPGYRNWAFLIFIPAVIFIITAVSNGANLTDGMDGLAVGTSAIIGATLGILAWVSGNIIFADYLNIMYLPDTGELTIFISAFVGANIGFLWYNSYPAQVFMGDTGSLALGGIIAVFAILIRKELLIPILCGIFLAESLSVMIQVSWFKYTKRKYGEGRRIFKMSPLHHHFQKLGYPEPKIVLRFQIVGIFLAVLSIITLKLR; encoded by the coding sequence ATGCTATATTATCTGTTTGGTTATTTGGACAAAACGTTTGATTTTCCAGGAGCACAGGTGTTTCAGTACATCTCGTTCAGGGCTGCTGCGGCTGTGCTCACCTCCCTTTTTATCAGTCTGATTATTGGAAAACGCTGGATAAACTACCTCAACCGCAAACAGGTTGGCGAAACCATACGCGATCTGGGACTGGAAGGACAGATCGAAAAGCAGGGCACCCCCACCATGGGCGGGCTTATCATACTTGCTTCCATTTTGGTTCCCACCCTGCTTTTTACCGACCTGGCCAACACCTACATCCTGCTGATGATTTTCACCACTGTATGGCTGGGCGCACTCGGATTTGCCGATGATTACATCAAAGTGTTCAAAAAGAACAAAAAGGGATTACCCGGGAAAACAAAAATCATCGGACAGGTGGTGCTGGGCATTGTGGTGGCCCTGACCATGTATCTGGATCCCTCGGTTCAGGTGCGCGAAAAAACCATTCCCGCAAGCCAGGTTGTAAAAACACTCGATGCCACCGGACCTGCAAGCCGCTTCAGCACAACCGAAACACGAAGCACCAAAACCACCATCCCGTTTGTAAAAAACAATGAATTCGACTATGCGGTTTTGCTCAAATGGATAGGCCCGGGTTACCGCAACTGGGCATTTCTGATTTTCATCCCGGCGGTCATCTTCATCATCACGGCCGTTTCAAACGGCGCCAACCTAACCGACGGCATGGATGGGCTTGCGGTGGGCACTTCGGCCATCATCGGGGCAACGCTGGGCATACTGGCCTGGGTGTCGGGCAACATCATCTTTGCCGACTACCTGAATATTATGTACCTCCCCGATACCGGAGAGCTCACCATATTTATCAGCGCATTTGTGGGGGCCAACATCGGCTTTTTGTGGTACAACTCCTATCCGGCCCAGGTGTTCATGGGCGACACAGGCAGCCTTGCCCTTGGAGGCATCATAGCCGTGTTTGCCATACTTATCCGCAAAGAGCTGCTCATTCCTATCCTGTGTGGCATCTTTCTGGCCGAAAGCCTGTCGGTGATGATTCAGGTTTCTTGGTTCAAATACACCAAACGCAAATATGGCGAAGGCAGGCGCATTTTTAAGATGTCGCCCCTGCATCACCATTTTCAGAAACTCGGTTATCCCGAACCCAAGATTGTACTCCGGTTTCAGATCGTAGGGATATTTCTGGCGGTGCTCTCAATTATAACATTGAAGCTGAGATAA
- the murD gene encoding UDP-N-acetylmuramoyl-L-alanine--D-glutamate ligase — translation MKFNTNTYKRLVVLGAGESGTGAALLAQKAGLDVLVSDAGAIKPRFKEELVKAGIRFEEKGHQLPELLRADLAVKSPGIPDESAVVRTLSEHMPVVSEIEFASWFTDAQITAITGSNGKTTTTLLTGHILRSAGLDVAVGGNVGKSFARIISEGNHTHYVLEISSFQLDGIRTFKPDIAILLNITPDHLDRYGYSFERYADSKLRIAMNQQAHDYFIYNLDDPATQQSVSRQDVKAKKIGFTTQGGILEEGGYLNGNQLNININQDLFTMTIEELALQGKHNVANSLAAGIASRLIQIRKESLKQSLANYENVPHRLEFVANVHGVTYINDSKATNVNSTWYALESFQRPVVWIAGGQDKGNDYSQLIALVRQRVKALICIGTDNSKLIRTFGELVPRVFEAESIEQAVAMASLVATKDDVVLLSPACASFDRFENYEERGNRFKSAVKSL, via the coding sequence ATGAAGTTCAACACCAATACATACAAGCGTCTGGTTGTGCTTGGTGCAGGCGAAAGCGGCACCGGTGCTGCGCTGCTGGCTCAAAAAGCCGGACTGGATGTATTGGTTTCGGATGCCGGAGCCATCAAGCCCCGTTTCAAAGAGGAGCTAGTTAAGGCAGGCATCCGCTTTGAAGAAAAGGGACACCAGCTGCCCGAACTGCTTCGTGCCGACCTTGCAGTGAAGAGTCCGGGGATACCCGACGAATCAGCGGTGGTCAGGACCCTGTCGGAGCATATGCCGGTGGTGTCGGAGATTGAATTTGCCAGCTGGTTTACCGATGCGCAGATCACCGCCATCACCGGCAGCAATGGCAAAACCACCACCACCCTGCTCACAGGTCACATCCTGCGTTCGGCAGGACTGGATGTGGCTGTGGGTGGAAACGTAGGCAAAAGTTTTGCCCGGATTATCTCGGAGGGCAATCATACACATTACGTGCTCGAAATCAGCAGCTTTCAGCTGGATGGCATACGCACTTTCAAGCCTGATATTGCCATCCTGCTCAATATTACGCCAGACCACCTCGATCGCTACGGTTACAGTTTTGAGCGCTATGCCGATTCGAAGCTGCGCATTGCCATGAATCAGCAAGCCCACGACTACTTCATTTACAACCTCGACGACCCTGCAACACAGCAAAGCGTAAGTCGCCAGGATGTCAAGGCGAAAAAAATTGGCTTTACCACCCAGGGCGGTATCCTGGAAGAGGGAGGCTATTTAAATGGAAATCAACTTAATATCAATATCAATCAAGATCTGTTTACCATGACCATCGAAGAACTTGCACTCCAGGGCAAACACAATGTCGCCAATTCGCTGGCAGCGGGAATTGCCTCAAGGCTTATACAGATCAGGAAAGAAAGCCTGAAACAAAGCCTGGCCAATTACGAAAACGTGCCCCACCGCCTTGAATTTGTTGCCAATGTGCATGGGGTGACCTACATCAACGACTCCAAGGCCACCAACGTGAACTCCACCTGGTATGCACTTGAGAGTTTTCAACGACCGGTGGTATGGATAGCTGGCGGTCAGGACAAGGGAAACGACTACAGCCAGTTGATCGCCCTAGTGCGGCAAAGGGTGAAAGCGCTCATCTGCATAGGCACCGACAACAGCAAGCTGATCAGGACTTTTGGCGAGCTTGTGCCCAGGGTGTTCGAGGCCGAAAGCATTGAGCAGGCTGTGGCTATGGCCTCGCTGGTGGCCACAAAAGACGATGTGGTATTGCTTTCGCCCGCCTGTGCCAGTTTCGACAGGTTCGAAAATTACGAAGAACGGGGAAACAGGTTTAAATCAGCAGTTAAATCATTATAG
- a CDS encoding FtsW/RodA/SpoVE family cell cycle protein, which translates to MLARSIKGDKVIWAIVVLLSVLSLLTVYSSTGTLAYKNQGGNTEYYMLKHLIIMLVGWVLIYLAHKIKYVYYSPIFAAALWISIPLLVITLLFGLDLNDAKRVLPLPFNLTFQTSDLAKLTLIIYLARLLTKKQDQIKDFRTAFVPLILPVLTVVFLILPANLSTALMLFTTSLVLLFIGGVAFRYIAALIGSGIFVFAIFILVVMQMPEDQQGRMQTWKNRIENHLKDEGDSYQVEQAKIAVATGGLLGKGPGNSTQRNFLPHPYSDFIYAIIIEEYGYVGGVFVLLLYIILLHRAVVIVTKIPQTFGAFLTIGVVFSMVLQAMINMAVNVDVLPVTGQPLPMVSMGGTSMWFTSLSIGIVLSVSKEVERRDQETRQKETSQISESEDEQTAEAHID; encoded by the coding sequence ATGTTAGCCAGAAGTATCAAAGGCGATAAGGTTATCTGGGCTATTGTGGTGCTGTTGTCGGTGCTTTCGCTGCTCACCGTGTACAGCTCCACCGGTACGCTTGCCTATAAAAATCAGGGAGGCAACACCGAATATTATATGCTCAAGCACCTGATTATCATGTTGGTTGGTTGGGTATTGATTTATCTGGCGCACAAGATTAAATATGTTTACTACTCTCCCATTTTTGCTGCAGCATTGTGGATAAGTATTCCTTTGCTGGTAATTACCCTGCTTTTTGGCCTCGATCTCAACGATGCCAAACGTGTATTGCCTTTGCCTTTTAATCTGACATTTCAAACCAGCGACCTGGCCAAGCTGACCCTGATAATTTATCTGGCAAGGCTGCTCACCAAAAAACAAGACCAGATCAAAGACTTTCGCACGGCCTTCGTGCCGCTCATACTCCCGGTGCTCACCGTGGTATTTCTCATCCTGCCGGCCAATCTCTCCACAGCCCTGATGCTTTTTACCACCAGCCTTGTGTTGCTTTTCATTGGCGGGGTTGCTTTTAGGTATATCGCAGCGCTTATTGGTTCGGGCATCTTTGTTTTTGCAATCTTCATTCTGGTTGTAATGCAAATGCCTGAAGACCAACAAGGCAGGATGCAAACCTGGAAAAACCGCATCGAAAATCACCTCAAAGACGAAGGCGACAGCTACCAGGTGGAGCAAGCCAAGATTGCAGTGGCCACCGGCGGATTGCTTGGCAAAGGGCCTGGAAACAGCACACAACGCAACTTTTTACCTCACCCCTACTCCGATTTTATTTATGCCATCATCATCGAAGAATATGGTTATGTCGGAGGGGTGTTTGTGCTTTTGCTCTATATCATATTGCTGCACAGGGCAGTAGTGATCGTCACCAAGATACCCCAGACCTTCGGAGCTTTTCTGACCATAGGGGTGGTGTTCAGCATGGTGCTGCAGGCCATGATCAATATGGCGGTGAATGTGGATGTGCTGCCTGTAACGGGGCAACCCCTGCCCATGGTCAGCATGGGAGGCACCTCTATGTGGTTTACCAGCCTATCGATTGGTATTGTGCTGAGTGTAAGCAAAGAAGTTGAGCGCAGGGACCAGGAAACCAGGCAGAAAGAAACATCTCAAATTTCAGAATCAGAAGATGAACAAACGGCCGAAGCACATATTGATTAG
- the murG gene encoding undecaprenyldiphospho-muramoylpentapeptide beta-N-acetylglucosaminyltransferase — protein MNKRPKHILISGGGTGGHIFPAIAIADGLKNRLPDARILFVGAQGRMEMQRVPEAGYPIEGLWISGIQRSLSASNLSFPIKLASSLLKARKIVRQFRPDLAVGVGGYASGPLLWAATSAGVPALIQEQNAFPGITNRLLASRVERICVAFEGMEKWFPAEKLILTGNPLRPAAIDIAGKRGEALRFFQLGEEQPVVLVTGGSQGARSINESILEGLDALRNAGIQLLWQCGEAFYPKAKALLENRNMNGISLQPFIRRMDLAYAAATLVVARAGAMTVAELAATGKAAIFVPLPTAAEDHQTRNAMQLAEAGAAIVQPDSTARANLVNEIIALAQNEDKQNLMAKNIRKFARTDATDRIVEEAIKLMS, from the coding sequence ATGAACAAACGGCCGAAGCACATATTGATTAGCGGTGGTGGCACCGGAGGGCATATCTTCCCTGCCATAGCTATTGCTGATGGCCTGAAAAATCGTTTGCCCGATGCCCGGATTCTGTTTGTGGGCGCGCAGGGCCGCATGGAAATGCAACGCGTACCCGAAGCCGGCTATCCCATCGAAGGGCTGTGGATCAGCGGGATACAACGATCGTTGAGCGCAAGCAACCTGTCGTTTCCGATAAAACTTGCATCGAGCCTGCTCAAAGCAAGAAAGATCGTCCGACAGTTCAGGCCCGACCTGGCTGTTGGCGTTGGAGGCTATGCCAGCGGACCACTTCTCTGGGCTGCCACCAGTGCTGGTGTTCCGGCGCTGATACAGGAGCAGAACGCCTTTCCGGGCATCACCAACCGCCTGCTGGCCTCCAGGGTAGAGCGGATTTGTGTGGCGTTCGAGGGCATGGAAAAGTGGTTCCCGGCAGAAAAGCTTATCCTGACAGGCAACCCCTTGCGTCCTGCTGCCATTGATATTGCCGGAAAAAGAGGTGAAGCCCTCAGATTTTTCCAGCTTGGTGAGGAGCAACCGGTGGTGCTGGTTACAGGCGGAAGCCAGGGGGCTCGTTCGATCAACGAATCCATACTCGAAGGCCTGGATGCCCTCCGCAATGCGGGTATTCAGCTCCTGTGGCAGTGTGGCGAAGCCTTTTATCCCAAGGCTAAGGCCTTGCTGGAAAACAGAAACATGAACGGCATCAGCCTCCAGCCTTTTATCAGGCGGATGGATCTGGCCTATGCGGCTGCCACGCTGGTGGTGGCCCGTGCAGGCGCCATGACGGTGGCCGAACTTGCTGCCACAGGCAAAGCCGCAATCTTTGTGCCCCTGCCCACAGCTGCCGAAGACCACCAAACCCGCAATGCTATGCAACTGGCAGAGGCAGGAGCCGCGATAGTTCAACCCGACAGCACAGCAAGAGCAAATCTGGTTAATGAAATCATCGCGCTTGCACAAAACGAAGACAAACAAAACCTGATGGCGAAAAACATCAGGAAGTTTGCCCGAACCGATGCTACAGACCGCATTGTGGAAGAAGCCATTAAACTCATGTCGTGA
- a CDS encoding UDP-N-acetylmuramate--L-alanine ligase → MQIEKGDKLYFLGIGGIGMSALARYFHAAGAEIHGYDKTRSIITESLENEGMVIHYTDSPELIPEDLRLAVYTPAIPKDLTEYQTLLQSGKPLMKRAEVLGTISRNIPTIAVAGTHGKTTVSSMIAHLLAQAGKPFTAFIGGIANNFRSNLVIQPNSQWLVVEADEYDRSFLQLKPHIAIVNSMDADHLDIYGSPEEMQETYRLFASSAGQGGKLIYRRGLPLSSISENSQVFALDEPADFSAQNIRVEKELFRFTIKTPAGDFETALGMPGHHNVLNALAATAACMTAGISPETIAAALPAYKGVWRRFDIIINRPDFLYVDDYAHHPEELRAAIETARNLRPCRHLTGIFQPHLFSRTRDFMDGFARSLALLDRLILLDIYPARELPIEGISSEVLLRKVPMKDKILLSPNEAIAFVKTHPTDVLMTLGAGDIDRMVEPLRKLFTE, encoded by the coding sequence ATGCAGATCGAAAAAGGTGACAAGTTGTATTTTCTCGGAATCGGCGGCATCGGCATGAGCGCCCTGGCGAGGTATTTTCACGCTGCAGGCGCTGAGATACATGGTTACGACAAAACCCGGAGCATCATCACCGAAAGCCTCGAAAACGAAGGCATGGTGATACATTATACCGACAGCCCTGAACTCATTCCCGAAGATCTGCGTCTTGCCGTTTATACCCCGGCCATTCCCAAAGACCTGACTGAATATCAGACCCTTCTGCAATCAGGAAAACCCCTGATGAAACGAGCTGAAGTACTTGGGACCATCAGCCGGAATATCCCCACCATTGCTGTGGCCGGCACACATGGCAAAACCACGGTATCGTCAATGATTGCCCATCTGCTGGCACAGGCAGGCAAACCATTTACAGCTTTCATCGGAGGCATAGCCAACAACTTCAGGAGCAATCTGGTGATCCAGCCCAACAGCCAGTGGCTGGTTGTGGAAGCCGATGAATACGACCGCAGCTTTTTGCAGCTCAAACCACATATTGCCATCGTTAACTCGATGGACGCCGACCACCTGGACATCTACGGAAGTCCTGAAGAAATGCAGGAAACATACCGGCTATTTGCCTCATCTGCCGGTCAAGGTGGCAAACTGATTTATCGCCGCGGGCTGCCGCTCAGCAGCATCAGTGAAAACAGTCAGGTTTTTGCGCTCGATGAACCTGCAGATTTCAGCGCACAGAATATCCGTGTGGAAAAAGAGCTTTTCAGGTTCACGATCAAGACCCCGGCCGGAGATTTTGAAACTGCCCTCGGGATGCCGGGCCACCACAACGTGCTCAATGCACTGGCGGCCACAGCTGCATGCATGACAGCAGGGATAAGTCCCGAAACTATTGCTGCTGCATTGCCTGCATACAAAGGTGTATGGCGCAGGTTCGATATAATCATCAACAGACCTGATTTTCTTTATGTGGATGATTATGCCCATCACCCCGAAGAACTCCGGGCAGCCATCGAAACAGCTCGTAACCTGAGGCCGTGCAGGCACCTGACGGGAATTTTTCAGCCACATCTGTTCAGCCGCACCCGCGACTTTATGGATGGATTTGCCCGGAGCCTGGCGCTGCTCGACCGGCTGATTCTGCTCGACATTTACCCTGCCCGCGAACTCCCGATCGAAGGCATAAGCTCGGAAGTACTGCTTCGAAAAGTGCCCATGAAAGACAAGATACTGTTGAGTCCGAACGAGGCCATTGCTTTTGTAAAAACACATCCGACGGACGTGTTGATGACGCTCGGAGCCGGCGATATCGACCGCATGGTGGAACCACTCAGAAAACTTTTTACAGAATGA
- the ftsA gene encoding cell division protein FtsA produces MKASEIVVGLDIGTTKIACIVGRRNAHGKIEIMGYGRTDSLGVKRGMVANIEETVRSISHAVEEARQRSKVDIRNVIVGIAGQHIKSLQHRGSLIREKPEEEISRAEVDKLINDMYRLNMAAGEEIIDVIPQEFIIDGEQGIKQPVGMLGAKLEANFHVIIGQTAAAKNILKCVERAGLHMTDLVLEPIASAEAVLSNEEKEAGVVLVDIGGGTTDIAIFHDNIIRHTAVIPFGGDIITEDIREGCSIIKKHAEEVKVKFGSAMASFTRDDEVVSIPGIRGRAPREISFRNLASIIQARMEEIFELVYYEIKNSGLERKLIAGIVLTGGGAQLKHIDQLASFITGMEVKIGYPNEHLASTTFEELASPMYSTGIGLVIEGIKRFDYEEDMRNLTKNTQLPQPAADPDLKPDENQDPPKQRENFLEKIIRLFEREAQE; encoded by the coding sequence ATGAAAGCATCAGAAATTGTCGTCGGCCTCGACATAGGAACCACAAAAATTGCCTGCATCGTCGGCAGACGAAACGCGCATGGCAAGATAGAAATCATGGGATATGGGCGTACGGATTCGCTGGGGGTAAAAAGAGGTATGGTAGCGAACATTGAGGAAACTGTGCGTTCGATCTCCCATGCGGTGGAAGAAGCCCGCCAGCGTTCGAAGGTAGATATCCGGAATGTGATTGTGGGCATAGCCGGACAACATATCAAGAGCCTGCAGCACCGCGGCAGCCTGATTCGCGAAAAACCTGAGGAAGAGATCAGCAGGGCTGAGGTGGACAAGCTCATCAACGATATGTACCGGCTCAACATGGCCGCCGGCGAGGAAATCATTGATGTGATTCCTCAGGAATTCATCATTGATGGCGAACAGGGCATCAAGCAGCCAGTAGGCATGCTGGGCGCAAAACTTGAAGCCAACTTTCATGTGATCATCGGGCAAACTGCGGCTGCAAAAAACATTCTCAAATGCGTTGAGCGAGCCGGCCTGCACATGACCGACCTCGTGCTCGAACCTATAGCCTCGGCCGAAGCCGTGCTCAGCAACGAAGAAAAAGAAGCCGGGGTGGTTCTTGTGGATATCGGTGGCGGCACTACCGACATCGCCATTTTTCACGACAACATCATCAGGCACACCGCAGTCATTCCTTTCGGAGGCGACATCATCACCGAAGACATCCGCGAGGGTTGCTCAATCATTAAAAAGCATGCCGAAGAAGTAAAAGTGAAGTTTGGCTCAGCCATGGCCAGCTTTACACGCGACGACGAAGTGGTATCCATCCCTGGTATCCGGGGCCGGGCACCTCGCGAAATATCCTTCCGCAACCTGGCATCCATTATCCAGGCCAGAATGGAGGAAATATTTGAACTCGTTTATTATGAAATAAAAAACTCCGGTCTCGAACGCAAACTCATCGCAGGCATCGTACTTACCGGAGGTGGCGCGCAACTCAAACATATCGACCAGCTTGCATCATTTATCACAGGAATGGAAGTGAAAATAGGTTATCCCAACGAACACCTTGCTTCAACCACCTTCGAAGAGCTGGCCAGTCCGATGTATTCCACAGGTATAGGCCTTGTGATTGAGGGCATTAAGCGTTTCGATTATGAAGAAGATATGAGAAACCTTACGAAAAATACACAACTACCTCAGCCAGCCGCCGATCCTGATTTAAAACCGGATGAAAACCAGGACCCACCGAAACAACGTGAAAATTTTCTCGAAAAAATCATCCGCCTTTTTGAGCGGGAAGCTCAGGAGTAA
- the ftsZ gene encoding cell division protein FtsZ: MLKFEHPKEQSNIIKVIGVGGGGSNAVTHMYRQGIKGVDFVLCNTDAQALDVSPVPNKIHLGKRQLGAGNVPSVGREAALETIDEIRDLLEPHTKMLFITAGMGGGTGTGAAPVVASVARELDILTVGIVTLPFSFEGRRRRQQALEGIDELRKYVDTLLIISNDKLREEYGDMKLTDAFKKADDVLTIASKSIAEIITVTGYINVDFEDVKTVMKNSGKAIMGSARAEGENRAIKAIEEAMRSPLLNDSNIAGAKNILLYITSGSEEVTLDEVHEITDYIQSICGDSAEVIWGNGEDDSLGNSISITIIATGFDSGEPIIPEKRQATKVFDINGKEITNTQKPQNTPIATAPAETPQPIRHVLMPESSKAEAPTHETKKTIETPKPNNPEVIIHKLFDELEPTIPSAVQAPEATSATEPETESETEEPITVKIKDASELPLEVTNMDPQVKIRDNSPQELPTLRFSNPETEFSHIERNSTDRKARLKARSRFLLSDEGIEQLEKQPAYLRKGINLSENEEEELSRYSVNKETGKFSLRPDNPYLHDNVD; the protein is encoded by the coding sequence ATGTTAAAATTTGAGCACCCAAAGGAACAGTCGAATATCATCAAAGTTATTGGTGTGGGAGGAGGTGGCTCCAATGCCGTGACGCATATGTACCGCCAGGGGATCAAGGGAGTGGACTTTGTGTTGTGCAACACCGATGCCCAGGCACTCGATGTGAGTCCGGTGCCCAACAAGATACACCTCGGAAAACGGCAACTTGGCGCAGGCAACGTCCCCTCGGTTGGCAGGGAAGCTGCGCTCGAGACCATTGATGAAATTCGTGATCTGCTTGAGCCGCACACCAAAATGCTGTTTATCACCGCCGGTATGGGTGGCGGAACAGGTACTGGTGCGGCACCTGTGGTAGCCTCCGTGGCCCGCGAACTCGACATTCTGACGGTGGGCATCGTCACCCTGCCCTTCAGCTTCGAAGGCCGGCGCCGCCGCCAGCAAGCCCTCGAAGGCATCGACGAGCTGCGCAAATATGTAGATACCCTGCTCATCATCAGCAACGATAAACTGCGTGAGGAATATGGCGACATGAAACTCACCGATGCATTTAAGAAAGCTGACGATGTGCTCACCATCGCCTCCAAAAGTATTGCCGAAATCATCACCGTGACCGGCTACATCAACGTGGACTTTGAAGACGTGAAAACGGTGATGAAGAACAGCGGCAAGGCCATCATGGGATCGGCCAGGGCCGAGGGCGAAAACCGTGCCATCAAGGCCATAGAGGAAGCCATGCGCTCACCTTTGCTCAACGATTCGAACATCGCAGGCGCCAAAAACATCCTCCTCTACATTACTTCGGGCAGCGAAGAGGTTACCCTGGACGAGGTACACGAAATTACCGACTACATCCAGAGCATCTGCGGTGATTCGGCCGAAGTTATCTGGGGCAATGGTGAAGACGACAGCCTGGGCAACAGCATTTCCATCACCATCATCGCCACCGGCTTCGACAGTGGTGAGCCCATTATCCCGGAAAAACGGCAAGCTACCAAGGTGTTCGATATCAACGGCAAGGAAATCACCAACACCCAGAAGCCACAGAACACACCAATAGCAACTGCTCCAGCCGAAACCCCTCAGCCCATCAGGCACGTGCTCATGCCGGAAAGCAGCAAGGCTGAAGCACCCACTCATGAAACCAAAAAAACCATTGAAACTCCGAAGCCGAACAACCCGGAAGTAATTATCCACAAACTCTTTGACGAGTTAGAACCGACCATTCCCAGCGCAGTTCAGGCCCCGGAGGCAACGAGTGCCACAGAACCCGAAACAGAGTCCGAAACTGAGGAACCTATCACCGTAAAAATCAAAGATGCCAGCGAACTTCCATTGGAAGTAACCAATATGGATCCGCAGGTAAAGATTCGCGACAACAGCCCTCAGGAGTTACCTACACTCCGATTCAGTAACCCGGAAACCGAGTTCAGCCATATAGAGCGCAATTCGACCGACCGTAAGGCCAGACTTAAAGCCCGTTCGAGATTTCTCCTTTCCGACGAGGGTATAGAACAGCTTGAAAAACAGCCTGCCTACCTGCGCAAGGGGATCAACCTGAGCGAAAATGAGGAAGAAGAGCTTTCGAGATACAGCGTTAACAAAGAAACAGGCAAATTCTCCCTCCGCCCCGACAACCCTTACCTTCACGACAATGTAGATTAA